A segment of the Maylandia zebra isolate NMK-2024a linkage group LG2, Mzebra_GT3a, whole genome shotgun sequence genome:
ccttcttggggtccttggggatcaggaccgtccgaccttcggttagcagctggttcatttgtgctgccagacgctcgtggagtgcagtcagcttctttagccagtaggcgtgaaccatgtcgggccctggtgctgtccaattcttcatactggagaccctttcttggatatctgccactgtgatggttactggaccctgttcagggaggtcgctatgatctgccctcagatccactagccactgagcattgccgttatgggttgcgtccttctcccatatgctcttccagtattgctccgtctccagccttggtggtgctgttctcttattattgttcccttgccactgagagtacacctttgctggttctgtggagaacagctggtttattctcctgccttctatctctctggtgtacctcctcaagcggctggccaaggctgtgagtctttgcttgtcagtttccaaggcctcaggtatggacagcttgctgtatttcttatgcaccttctttgtcgcacctttctgctactccgttagttggctaacctccctccgtgctactttgatcttgccctctagcctccttctccatggagggtactaccccttgtggctgttcaacttgtagccaagcatctaaGCTAAGCGTGGGCTTTCACATCTactgctgcagaaaaaaaaattatgcagCTGTATCATGTTGGACTTTGTTTATATCTCATTTCAAGTCCAAGGTGGCTTATTCCTTTTAGTAGCAGTCGGAGAAAATCAATAGGTAGAATAATGATGCTGTTGTCTGTACTGCCTCCACGCCTTTATGTTCACTGTCATCAATTTAAGCAGACTTTAGACCTCAAACTgggtttttattcattttcacttATTTATTTGCAACCACTGCTGGTATATGGGGACATGTGCGTAGTATGTGGGCTGTaagtatgtgtgcgtgtgagctggaagaagcaaaaacatgaaggagacaCTATTAGAAAAttagagaggaggaggaaaagagagaggaggtgtgagtgagagaggtGGCAAGAGATCAGAGAAGAAGGTAAGCGTCTTTTGAGGTGAGATTTTCTGACAGGACTGCTCAGCATGCTACACAACTACAAGCGGGAACAAAATTCAAGATGGCTTTGGTTGAAGAGGTAGGCTAGTGGTCCTCTTGCTCACCACCCTGCATAATGATGGGAAAAGAGGAAATGTTCTTACTCTGAGCCGGAGATAAAAGGATTTGTAAGGGTATGTAAGTACAGAAGAGGAGTCGAGAGAGCGATCAAtaattaatttactttcaacAGTCAAGGGCAATTAACACGCTTTTTTGCCCATTACCCGCCTAAAAGGGCCGACGCTGTGGCTCTAGCCCCTAATCTCGCTGACCATTGTCACAATCGAGGATTACACAGCTAACAAATCGATGTACACACATTGGAAATCACAGGCACTTCCCTAAATGCTGGAGATTTGGATTAGAGGCAGTTTTGTATACTTACAAATATAGACCATGCCAGATTTGTTGCATTAACCTTTGTCCCGAAGAAGAGAGCGAgcgggtttttgtttgtttcgcAAACAATATCACGCCCCAGTTATCCGTCACAAAAAAGCAAATGCCTCAAATGAAGTGGCATATCAGTATCTGATTTAACCTAACATATTTCGAGCAGAAAAGGATGAGTCAATACAGCGTGACCAAATATCCAGCACTGTACAAAAACTTGGAGCCATCTTTAAACTGTTCTAGTAAAAGTGGTAATAAGTGCAGATCTATATATCGACCAGTACATCTGTAcaagtatataaggcaaaaacaaaggTTGTACACttctaataaacttaaaagtCATACATTTgttatgaccacctttattctacAACAGAGTCTGAACTCGCTTTGCCTagctttcttgtaattcctTTAATTAGTCTTTGGGAATAGTTGTCTGGGCTTCTTGAAGCACATTCCAAGgcttttctttggatgttggctgcctgacaagatccccaacaccactgactgaaatacaaaccatgacagagccacCACTGTGCAGATGGCTGGAGGCTCTCACTGATGTACCTCCTCCATCTGACTTCCTCCATACAAACTAACCACAATTTGAacaaatttcaaatttggattcatcacttcaGAAGACCTTTTGCATCTAATTTCCagcccagttcttgtgtaacttggcatatctcagccCTTTTGCCTGTTTTCTTCCCTAAGAAccgcttcttgacagccacctttccactgagaccatttcttcagtgaacagtagatggatcaagggccagatgcatctctcagctcCTGTGTCACATCTTCACTggactgtttgaaatgtttttcagatactgttcatttgctgttgatagttttttttgttaatcctgccactgctttttttctcctcaaaatCATTGTACGCCATGCTGAGATATACCAAGTTTATTGGGAATCAccctgttggtgcaaaaatagcATTTATACTTTAGGTTTTTCtagattcagctaaagaaatgggaacaagtgatgtgtttttgtgacagtggctcaacaaacaaaaatacattgCTTTGAAACCATCAGGTACAAGAACTACACGGAAAATAAGTGGCAAAAGCATGTCCAAaggaatatatatattatatatgttCCTGTTTTTTAAACAGGCACTATGAGTGCTTTGAAAGTGTTTCAGTTATGTCCCAAATATTAGTGATATGTTATCCTCATCACAAGCTCTTGCAACCAGTGAATGATTTCCCAGATCTCCAATCCACTCACTCCACTGCGTTCATCAGCATTTCTTATAGGGAATATGTTGCCAGGGAAACACCATTTAGCCACGATGAGCTGACCGCAGAGTCGGGATCAAACTCTGCATAAGAAGCAGCAGCTCATCCTGCCACGATATTACCTGATGTAAATGTGTTGcagataaaaagaaagaaagaaagaaaaactaggTCATAAAACCAAACCTGTCCACAGAAGGAAGCTAAGAGATGGATGATACCCAAAGCTTTGGGGAACGAATTTAACATAGATTTGATTCTGGAGTTGTGACACTAGTGATTACTGCTGAAGCTCATTTAGCTAAATAACTGCCAAACTGAATATATGTACAGAAACTGACGAAAGGGAAtaagtgcttttttaaaaagagctaGTTGCCTGCTgtgttacacacaaacacattactGTTTCACCAACTGGGTCAGTGCATAAAACTGCCCGAAGCAGGTAGGAGTTTGTTGTTTCGCTCAAGGTCAAATCAGCATGGATGGGAGCATTGCTTATGATGTGGAAAAGACTTTGTTTACTTTTCCTGTATAATAAAGACCTGAGGATTATTTTCCCTAACTACTTTTTATCCATTTTACATAGGTTAATTCCTTCCCTCGGAGACTCTAATCAGTAGTGTTACTGCTTATTACTGGGTTTTGCACAGTGAAAGAGTTTTCCAGCAGACATACAAAAATCAGTGCTATCACATTTCAACACAGTTTATAATTttcaagaagaaaatacaaagcaagacaaaaaccaactgaatggattaaaaaaaaagaagttctgGTGAACCAAATTTGGTGATCTGAATagaaaattaaagttgattcCTAAAATTAAGGATGATTTGCGATTCTTTTGAAATGATTAAAATCTTCAAGAAAGGGTTCAGAGGCTTAATAAAAGAGCCTTTGATTAGTCAGAATCCATGTTTTCTGACTGCTGGTGTTTTCAAGGGTGACTCATAGTATTTTTCACTTCACTCTTCACAAGTAAgtgatttttatttctctttatttctctgCGGCATGATGTTTGTCAGCAGCCTGCTGATTCTGGTGCTGCTTTTTTGTTCAGGGCACGAATGCAATTTAAATCAATACAACAACACCTGGTGAAGCAGTGGTAACAGAACTAGTCCTCTGACCAAAAAAGGAATTGTTCATTTATAATTTCAGGTATGGGGTATAAGAATGAAAGCcttaaatatttatttggatttttgtgGATCCAGAAGGAAGTCATGAGGGTACATAGTTTCAGATCAGTAATATATTTACTTCACATTACATTGTATTGCATTGTAAATGTTTTGccatctccatttttttttttttaccatttttagTGTATTTCCATTGTTCAAATTGGATTTTCATGTCAGTTTGAGTTCAAGAAATTCATAAAAAGCTAACGTTCactttgtttgctttgcttATTGGCATATAAGCTATTGTCTGCATGCAGATTACATCAACTGTAGCTGCTAAGGACAATCATACTGTATTCTAGCACTGCAAGTCAGTGAACTGCTAAATAAATTAGCTTACTGTGGCTGTTCACTTCATTGAGTAATGCCATTTTGCAGGCACAGATACACATGATCTATCCTTCTGCTGAAGGGTCCAGGCAGCTTATTATTAACATTAGTGTTAGCCATTTTGCAGTCTGTTCACAGAAAAGGCTGAGAAATATGTGACAGAACgtgacatttttttccccttgttcTAACACATTAGGGTTACGTCTAAAAATATTCAGACTCTGTGATCAGCTGCTGATTCACTGTTGTTACACGAAGAATAATGAAACTACTGTGGCAGACATTTTTGCTTTGGAAACAATCAAGTGGTACAATGATCAGTATTTGAATGAAAATGGATCATTTGAATAATCCTGGTTGTACTTCCACAAGTTGATTTGTGTTTGGGTAGTAAAATAGCTTCTCTATACTTGGAAACAGATCTGTTTGAAGCAGTTATGAGCGAAACTAGTTTGTGCTGGTGTTAGCCCCACAGCCTTTCTCTTTGCAACAATTTAAGATATATAGAAATTATTCATATTACAGCTTTAAAAAACGTTTATTCTGAATTAATTAAGGGCAATGGATGAAACACAGAATGTAGAAGCACTGTTCACAGGTATAGCAAACAGACACATATACATTTACCTTCGTGTGACGTAATGTGTGTAATGTGAAATGATAATATTAACACTTTTTTTATGTGACAAACTTTATATTTTGACGTATAAAGTGTCCTGAAAATGTATTTGTCCCCATCtggatttttaaattttttcatGCTCAAAATGCTCCAGTGCTGCTTGAGCAAAACAACAACTTAAAACAACTACCCAAAGAAGAGTGGGTCACAATTCTACCACAAGAACTGTGGCCAGTTATTCTAAATGCTTGACTgtagttcttgctgccaagggtgGCACAGCCTATTATCAGGTTTACGGGGTAATTACTTTTCCGCATTAATATTAGGTTTGGATTCTGTCTtcctttaataaattaaataatcatttaaaaactgcattttgtaattAGTTTGTATCTACtcactttgtctaatattaaaatgtatgtgtgtcatatatgcaaaaaaatacaTGAAGGAGACACAAATACTTATAATGTACTGCAGTCAACTCaaatatttcccttttttatcaacaccaggggcttaATATATGTCTCTCGTGTACTACTTCTAAGACAGAAACACCAAGCAGCCTGCACGTGAGTCTGATCTGAAAGCACAGGACCTGAGTCTTATGCAGTCAGAACTCTAGGGcttgtgcatttgtgtgcaaTTGTGCACACTTATATGTGTCTGCGTGATATGAAGCCCTCTATATACTACTTGGCAAATGAGTGGATCCCTCCCTCTGGTTCACACAGAAAGATGACAAGATTATTATTGACTCTAGGACTCTGTCAGCAGCACCATGGATAATAACCTACCTAGTGAGACTAGCTCAGAGTCCTCAAAAGCAGCCGCTGGTGAGGTACAGTGAACGAGTAGTTCAGTGACACATCTGTCATGAAACACAGAGGGAATCAGCACCTCCTGCAGATGCAAGGAACTATCTGCAACCTTttatgctgcagcttcatccaACGGGGTGTCATGTCACTGTGTTTATAGCTGCACTTGTGCATATGAGGTGGGCTGGTGAACAGGAGGCTGACAGTTGCCTAAAGCAACTAGGGGGTGGGGGGCAGAGGGAGTTGGGGTTTCTTGGTTGGGGgggatatataaataaataaggcaCCCACCTGCTATTTACAGATATCTTCTTTCCCTGGTGTGTGCAACAGAGACTCACTCAGTGGAATCCCAATTTCATCTACCAAAACATTTATGGGGGATTCAAGAGTGAAAGCTGAAGTCAAGTGTGTAGCTATACTGCCTCCTGGTGGACAGTTTAGTAAACGAAAAGAACCTTTCTGCCTTACTCACATGGCAACATAACTGCTCATCATTAATTACACTCATAGCAACAatgagatagatagatagatagatagatagatagatagatagatagatagatagatagatagatagatagatagatagatagatagatagatagatagatagatagatagatagataagaCATGAATAATATTTCCAGCATTTTCTAAGAATCATAACAGGATcctcaaaatttaaaaatacaaatcgaaaaaaaagaagggaaataTACGTTACTCCTGTTTAATTTGCACCTGATTTTCATGGGAAGCACATTAATGTTGTGACTGTCAATTTTAGGTGTCAGATCAGATTAGCAATTCCATCTGTCAAGGCATCAGAGACATGAAATCCACAGACCTCAGGTGTCAGCTGTGTAAACAAGAGGAGCACAAGAAGTGCTAATCAGCTAAAAAGGCATATGAAGAAAAGCAGGTTGCACAAACTCGCACTAAATATGCTAACAGATGATCATAATGCAGCGTCAGGCATCTTATTTGCTttgaaattattaaaataaaggAAAGGCAGACATCCCGGTGGCAACAGATATATAATAATAAGTTAAAAACAATGGGACATGTttgataaaataaagaaatatatcTTATTTGAGATTTTATTGGATGCTGTATCATAGTTTTGCCTATCCAAAGAGACAATTaaatcccatccatccatccatcctatccCTGCTGGCACTGAGTCAGAGGCAGTGACACTGAGTGTGGTAAACTCAGTATTTATTCACAAGTCTATCACATGCAAACATTGTAAGCAAGACAGCATTCACAGCCACACCTACAGAATCAACAATCAATGTAACATGCTTGTCTTTGGATTGTGCGATGGAGGCGCAAGCAAAGAAAGACACACCTTTATACactaaaaaggaaaatgatCTCACTGATCAGTAATACAAGAACAGCATCTGAGAAGAAGGAATCATTTGGTGGAAGTCAAAATGGTTCATTGATATCTACATTGCAGAGTGGAGTCTAATGATGGTAGGAAATAGGACAGGACTGCCGGAGTCAAAATGCTGGTGATGTCAGAGATGAAGCAGGTGAAGGAAGATCTCTAGGTGGGTTGCACTAATGAGAGTCTTACAGAATGACAGAAGAGCACTGAGATTTAAAGCACACAGAAGAGAGGTGGATTGACTTGCAGAAGGTGGGCAAGAAATTGATTGGATCAGACAACAAGTCTGACAGTGTGGGGAAGCGGAAGTGATGTAAAGAATAGATTAGCAGCCTGAACACCCAGGAATCCAGGCAGATGAATGAATACAGATTCTTTTTATTGAACATACGCATAAGCTCCATTTAGTGCAcctaaaaatgcatttatatgACCTGACATAACTGGCTATAAAAACAGTTAGATAGGCAGTCATATTGATTAGTATTTATGATAACTGCAGCATTACATTAAAGAGTGGGATATTAGTAAATTGAGCAATCTTTTGGTATAGTTGCAAAGGCTGACATTGCTATCTGAATCTATCCAAGATGGGGAAATGCAGTTGGATATCATTTAAACTAATGCAAAGTCACCTATAAAACTTTTGACTCAATGTCTTATGACAAGATCTTCAACCAATCCACCATTTTCTTTCAAAACTACACAATAAAACCAGAGCTTATTGTGGCACACTCACAGCTTGCCATGAGTATAAGAATGGAGTTTACAATAGTTTAATATATTGGAGATAAATTGCAATggcttggcaacagtggggagaAAGAACTTCCTTTAAAGAAGAAACTTCAGGTAGAAGCCGACTCAAGGAGTAGCAGACATCTAGTGCAACTGGTTGAAGGGTGAGGGGAACGTCAGGTGACTAGGCTATGCCTATAGTTAACTAAGGAAGAGAGCAGACAAAAGTTGATGTGGTATGAAAACAAATAGGACATGAAAAGAGGGACGTGGAGAACTGCTCCGTGTATCATAGGAGGTCTGCCAGAAGCTTGAGCCTGTAACATCACAAGAATTTAATCAGGTTCCAACCCTaattataagctttatcaaaaagggacattttaagtctaatcttaaaagtagagaggctgtctgtctcccaaatggGGATAATGAGGTAATATGAACTCTTTAAGATATGACGGGGCCTAATCATTCAGCACTTTGTATATGAAGATGATTTTAAATTCCATTCTGGATTAAAATTGAAGCCACTGAAGCTAATACTGGAGAAGAGATATCTATTTTTTGAGTGCCTTGTCAGAACTCTTGCTGcaaggagtttttaggacaacTTGACAGTATGAAATTACTCTGTGTGTCCACCCTGGAAGTAAATCCATGCACTAGTTTTTTTTAGTGTCAGTCAAATACAAACAATATTTTGTCAGCCCTGCACAGACTTGGGGAAAGCAGTAGTAGTAGTTTGTTTAGTGTGTAAGCTTAAGGACATAACCTGGTCCAAAATGGCAGTACTGGAGTAGCAGTAGAGTCCAAGGTGACACCATCCAAAGGTTGAGGTATGAGGTTAGACATGATTCATGGGGCCATATGTATTTTGTCTGCATTGCaaatatatgaaatataaaGGCTGTAGAACAAGCTAACCACTAATTGCAGTGTTAGCAGTTTGATACCCTGCCCCTTTCATGTGCTCAAGTACCACTGAGCAAGACCATGATCCTGCAGTTTCTCCCAGTGGTGAGCAGCACTCATGGCAGCTCTGTTACTATTGGTGTAAGCATGTGAATGAGTGGAAAAGAAGCATAATGTCAAGGGCTTTGTAGAACACAGCTAACATTTAACAGTGCCTTTTAACTGCAGAACATTTACTAGTCACTCTGGTCTGCATTAAAGCAGAGAGATTTAATGTGTTCAATTACCTTCACTTGTTCAACATCAACAAATAATGTTTTGAATATCTACCAGGGAGCAAAATGAAAATGCTCCAAAGCTTTCAACAAGGAATACTTTTGATGAGGTAAAGCTTTTTCTTATGACCTCAAGAGACTTTCCTGTAGCTCTCTTCTAATTTCCTCCAAGTTGTCACGTGTGAAAACGTGACCAGATAGATTGTGTCAATTACAAGGATGCTTATTTCAAATGGACAGGAGGGCCTAAGCTGCTGTTGCTCTAAAGTAACAGTCAATTGATGTCATAGATTACTTAAAACCCCCTTAAACTGCAATTTGTGCAGCCTAATAAAGGCACGGACCATAAATTAGTGATGCAGCGGTTCCCACTGAAACCGCTTAATCTTCCTCAATAGACTGTAGTTATAAAACCAGCAAACAAAATTGGAACACAAACCCTACAATGCTCGAGAAAGAAACAGGGGCAACTTTATGATGATCATCACTTACAGCTGCTTCGTGTAAACCTTTAATTATTGAAGAACAAATATCAAACCTTGTTTTTACAATGTCTTATCCTAATGCTAGGATACCGAGTCTGAGGATCTCAGAAAAGTaatgtgattattattattttatttattattaattttttttttttttttttttttttttaaatggtgaaCAGGGTATCATAGGATTAAAGAAAAACCCTCATAAAACACTATTTAAGGCTGAAAGCATTTTAGCAGTGCgtctctaaaaaaataaatattaaaataaataaaaaaataaagcacaaggctTTCCTCAATGAATGAACACCATGCCAAAAAAAGAACATCATGAAGCAGCAAAGTTAAGTTTGGACACAAGaatcaaaccttttttttccccctgaaatCAGTTTCTTTCATAATAGACATTTGCaatgcagggaaaaaaaaagtaacttctCCTAACCCACTGTTGAGTGCTTTGGTAGAggctttaaaacattttctgacaAGTTTATAGCACACCATgttgacaaaaaacagaaaaaaaaagccactgtACAAGTTTATTTACATTGCCGCTCTGTACATTTCAGAAATACCAGGCAGGGATTTACATTAAAGGCACCGTTTCATCCAACAATATTCATTTTGTCACAAAAATGTGGAATGGAAATAACTGTTTGCATTGTTTAACAAAGCTTAACCATGTTCTAGAAACAAATACCGTGCAAAGAAAGTGAACAGCCCGGCTGTTCACTTCAAGAAACAAATGCTGTATAACACGCATGTTTTGGAAAACACATGCACCGAACACATACTTTGGCCAAAGAAAATTAATTTTATCTATCATGGAACACTGATGTTGATGTCCTTACAGAGATGTGAAGTTTTAACTCTTTAGACACTCACAtgaacccccccaaaaaaaaaaaaaaaaaaaattacttttctGAAGTCAACGCATTACTTGgatttgtttaattttaattccaatgtaaacattttaaatccCTATGCCGTTACTGGAAATTTGCTACAGGAGTACAGTACCAGTTTATTAaactacatgtttttattgcatATGCCTTTAATGTTGAGTACtttaacaacagaaaaaaaaaaaaaaaaaaaaaaaaagctaaaaatacACCAAATTATTGAGAACCAAATGGGGGAAAAAGGCATCTTTATCACACAGTCTCCTTAAGTGTCCCAAACATGTGATaagtgaccaaaaaaaaaaaaaaaaaaaaaaaaaaaaaaaaacccacagcaaTTTTATCCCTTTTCCCCCAATGTTTTCCAAAAGATCGAAGTTacattcactttaaaaaaaaaaaaaaaaaaaagtctatttGGAAACACAGGAAGGCTTGGTTGATAATCCTTGGATCCTCAGGCAACAAACTTGTTCTTGGTTGTTGAGCCACTCTTTGTGGCCGTGTCTGCATGTGACTGGTAACCAATGATCACTTTTGGTGGGACGCCTAGCCTTTCTTTATACACACGCctaaaaaaagcaaagacatTTTACATAGTAGCTATGAGACAAActcagtcatttaaaaaaaaaaaaaaaccccacacatttGTTATATCTTCCTGTAACAGGCTTCTTACTCCAAGACTAATACTATATGATACTACAGATCATTCTGAATCATACTTCTAgacagaagagagaaaagacaaaagaacaaaaacttgCACAACAGCATCTAATGTGCTcagatttttttccctcatctTTAATTGTGGCATTTTCAACTTACCCTATGTGTGTGATGGCCTCTTTATTTTCATAGTCTGTAGTCCATATAGCCATCTTATCACCTTTGGCTCTAACATTAATGACAGCTCCACAAACATCGTCACTGTAGTCGTCAAAAGCTTCTCCAACAAGACACAGGAGCTGCaggaaaatatgaatttttaaaagatttgttaTTGTGgacacatgtttttgttttacatgcAGTTAGTACCTGAAAAGTTGTGTACTTAGCATTCACTGGCTTGTCACAGTTGTGGTTTGCTATTATAAAAAAAGACTGCTACATGGAACTCATCCTTTTATCTACACCCATTTACACTGTACATTCCTATTGCCATGTGTCAAAACATACACAGTGTACAAGGCCAATAGATGAAAAGAATGATGACTCTGTTAGagcaaacaaaaatacaagaggGCGCAACATACCGTCTCCAACCAGAACCGATCCAGGTCTACTTTACGTTGCTGCTTGGACAGAGTTATCAGCCAGCGGCCGCCTCGCCGGTTCCTTTCATCTTCCCACATGGGCTCAATCCCATCCTGTATTCAAACACAAGCCCACACCACATACATCACTGTTGCAAACAAGTCATCAAGAAATTAATACATTAACAGACAACTAATGTATTAACTAAAGTCACATGAAGCTGAATTACTGAGACACGTGTATGCTCACAACTACCCTCATCTATGACAGCGGggagaggaaaaaagacaaaaaaataaataaatactctaTTGTGGGATTTTAAATTTTGGAAGGTTTTTCTGTTGAAAGACTGGATGAAGCATTTCAATAAactgaaaagctgaaataaaccAGTCAATGCACACGGACTACGCCATTTGTCAGCCTAATGCAGAAGATGCTCCTTTCCATTCTGATTATTCGATAGGTGGGGTCCACTTTCAGTGTTTACTAAAACAACTTTTGTGAACCAGAGAATAGGAAATACcagaaaaatgtcattttacatGGGGATACTGCAAGTCCTGAAAGGGACAAAAGCACTTCTTACCTTAAATAAAGAGTAGTCACAGCCAGACATCAAGTTACTTGACAGCTGAATGTGATTGTATAATCtaagaaagaaagca
Coding sequences within it:
- the LOC101485182 gene encoding eukaryotic translation initiation factor 4E-1A gives rise to the protein MRVVLTIRPNPSYFNTRRKTQSDFQKMATALVVSNSVPANGETEKCETAVQKVVNPETYIKHPLQNRWALWFFKNDKSKTWQANLRLISKFDTVEDFWALYNHIQLSSNLMSGCDYSLFKDGIEPMWEDERNRRGGRWLITLSKQQRKVDLDRFWLETLLCLVGEAFDDYSDDVCGAVINVRAKGDKMAIWTTDYENKEAITHIGRVYKERLGVPPKVIIGYQSHADTATKSGSTTKNKFVA